A genomic window from Osmerus eperlanus chromosome 5, fOsmEpe2.1, whole genome shotgun sequence includes:
- the dennd4a gene encoding C-myc promoter-binding protein: MMEDKGPRVADYFVVAGLTDSSKPLEEELHFDDACHRSAKPKAPITDVAVVIRSMGEEVPQGYTCVDVTPSGLSAELNGASLRGPQIFLCYKRGKDKPPLTDLGVLYEWKEKLKSGCHIVQTTPSGRPANISNSSSQRIYITYRRVSQSQPHTSLTVTDVCVIVPGKGETPPHTFCKVDKNLNSSMWGSSVYLCYKKSVAKTNTIAYKAGLLCRYPKEDYESFPLPEPVPLFCLPMGATMECWPAHTKHSLPVFSTFVLTGASGEKVYGAAIQFYEPYPEESLTERQRSQLGLPSTELRPEDTKTVHTNKSICLLSHWPFFDSFRSFLTFLYRYSISGPHALPIEKHISHFMYKVPFPSSQRPRILVQLSPHDSLMLSQPVSSPLPLSGGSLSTLLMNLGPKNAATLLVLAVTEHKILVHSLRPAVLTSVTEALVSMIFPFHWPCPYIPLCPLALADVLSAPCPFIVGVDSRYFDLYVPPADISCVDLDTNTISYKDDKRAMTWKILPRRACKHLLNTLGKLYQQLVDVGQLNREDGHAEDQVMTDRELSNGKSLHTLELEIQEAFLRFMAAILRGYRSYLLPITQAPSEKTTDASSLFDLQGFLKSRDRSHQKFYSFMMKTQMFIRFIEECSFVSDKDASLAFFDECVDKMDSERPEDSRLIELDESHRSEHTVYINPPELPTPPPGQEHPLCYSYVGFPVLRPELLDPLEGPDPPTMNTASRHGSPASPTAIFRRSKQEIKSAQRMAKTYSSMPQMWSKCLLRHCYGLWFICLPAYVNACHSKVRALRLAYDVLRRMQERRLQAPDEVCYRVLMQLCGQYGQPVLAVRVLFEMKKAGVHPNAITYGYYNKAVLESTWPSSTRGGYFLWGKLRNVVLGVVQFKQVGRKPQSQLRDPHLSDCSDLDTVSHGSVDSANDSAERASIDTDFTKMDSSDDGSSTGGQSDQGYDSLSKEEEERLGSRERGSTPAAEDKEEALPEREGMVSQQVPTDSKDSCGPLPKKRPNSLNLFGGQGAPRSRTAKQCPLAADSRLGRAEATSPTTTTASPTAEEQRKSASELGEAEGSGNRQKPAVERSLSCTGAVVKPDGASIERSMSCTGAVVKPDGASIERSMSCTGAVVKPDGASIERSLSCTGGPVARTGVQTGSDPLSLLAAETEQEGDGSRAPSARRDLAEEIQMYMNAVSPLSSRAPSMDLQSPSSPLFHSSPSPHSSPRPPPLARSHTHLPLVAKPRERLRPSPSLPLGASHRERPSSLVSPSSPSLSSSSFSMDSLLTPTLGIFKSSVISAGKGVAEKASRLYCRLSSQTSLTQDVNYDQISVSSLTSGDPECSSLLEGDAYLDPEGFTSPQHGSASRLRKSTLDSSPGTPSRVFRHNSFSSGLVPPIRAAQTPDSSPDAGRFHLNHNHTVEVLMSSCSCCKTCDCLVYDEEIMAGWTADDSNLNTTCPFCGTPFLPFLNVEIKDLRPLRRTSEEKNLLEKDVSASCHPETGTETPQTPTASAGIVAGNSQASALAPASSSAPTPAPVTIPYLSPLVVWKELESLLGNEGDQVITSPSIVDQHPIVFWNLVWYFRRLELPSNLPALLLASQHFNHTDQPLQSVSSEDSKNVLVRIMWDNLKLHKDPVQPCYILWNVQCSSSLVRAGACEEGQVFSVEALQAVVRSIQKSDVYQPMSHIIQLLGPKLGFRRQRSLYRDILFLALVALGKKNISIDAFDREYKMAYDRLTANQVKLTHNCDRPPGAGVMECRRTFGELCL, translated from the exons ATGATGGAGGACAAAGGACCTCGTGTAGCAGACTACTTTGTGGTTGCTGGCCTCACAGATTCATCGAAGCCCCTGGAAGAGGAGCTCCACTTTGATGATGCCTGCCACAGGTCCGCCAAGCCCAAAGCTCCCATCACTGATGTGGCTGTAGTGATTCGCTCCATGGGGGAGGAGGTGCCCCAGGGCTATACCTGTGTGGATGTCACCCCCTCCGGGCTCTCGGCAGAGCTGAACGGAGCCAGTCTCAGAGGCCCACAGATCTTCCTCTGCTACAAGAGAGGCAAAGATAAGCCACCTCTCACTGATCTCGG AGTTCTGTATGAGTGGAAGGAGAAACTGAAGTCTGGCTGTCACATCGTTCAGACCACGCCCTCTGGTCGCCCGGCAAACATAAGCAACTCCTCCTCCCAGCGCATCTACATCACCTACCGCCGTGTCTCCCAGAGCCAGCCACACACGTCATTGACCGTCACAGATGTTTGTGTCATCGTTCCGGGCAAAGGGGAGACGCCCCCTCACACTTTCTGCAAGGTGGACAAGAACCTCAACAGCAGCATG TGGGGGTCCTCTGTCTACCTGTGTTACAAGAAGTCTGTAGCTAAAACCAACACGATTGCATACAAAGCAG GTCTGCTATGTAGATACCCTAAGGAGGATTATGAGTCATTCCCCCTGCCTGAGCCTGTGCCTTTGTTCTGTCTGCCCATGGGGGCGACCATGGAGTGCTGGCCAGCCCACACCAAACACTCCCTGCCTGTTTTTTCCACATTCGTCCTGACTGGAGCCTCTGGAGAAAAG GTGTATGGAGCTGCCATCCAGTTCTACGAGCCCTACCCAGAGGAGagtctgacagagagacagcgctCTCAGCTGGGTCTCCCAAGCACAGAACTCCGGCCGGAGGATACCAAGACTGTTCACACCAACAAGAGCATCTGCCTGCTGTCTCACTGGCCCTTCTTCGACTCCTTCAGGAGCTTTCTCACCTTCCTCTACCGCTACTCCATCTCTGGACCACATGCTCTGCCTATCGAGAA GCACATTTCTCACTTCATGTACAAAGTCCCATTTCCCTCCTCACAGAGACCCCGCATCCTAGTTCAG CTGTCTCCACACGATAGCCTTATGCTGAGCCAGccggtctcctctcctctacccctcag CGGTGGTAGCCTCTCGACTCTGCTGATGAACCTGGGTCCTAAAAACGCAGCCACCTTGCTGGTGCTGGCAGTCACAGAGCACAAAATCCTGGTCCACTCCCTGCGCCCGGCCGTGCTGACCAGCGTCACAGAGGCCCTGGTGTCG ATGATCTTCCCCTTCCACTGGCCGTGTCCCTACATCCCCCTGTGCCCACTGGCCCTGGCAGACGTGCTTAGTGCCCCCTGTCCCTTCATTGTGGGCGTGGACTCGCGCTACTTCGACCTCTACGTGCCCCCGGCTGACATCAGCTGCGTTGACTTGGACACCAACACCATCTCCTA CAAAGACGACAAAAGGGCCATGACGTGGAAGATCCTTCCCAGGAGGGCCTGCAAGCATCTCCTCAACACTCTCGGTAAACTCTATCAGCAGCTGGTTGATG ttggccAGCTGAACCGTGAGGATGGCCACGCGGAGGACCAAGTTATGACTGACAGGGAGCTCAGCAACGGAAAGAGCCTGCACACTCTGGAGCTGGAGATCCAGGAGGCCTTCCTGCGCttcatggcggccatcttgaggGGCTACCGCTCCTACCTGCTCCCCATCACCCAGGCCCCCTCGGAGAAGACCACAGACGCCAGCTCGCTCTTTGATCTACAAG GATTCCTGAAGAGCAGAGACCGATCCCATCAGAAGTTCTACTCCTTCATGATGAAGACTCAGATGTTTATCCGCTTCATCGAGGAGTGTTCCTTCGTCAGTGATAAAGACGCCAGTCTGGCTTTCTTCGACGAGTGTGTAGACAAG atGGACAGCGAGCGGCCAGAGGACAGCAGACTCATTGAGCTGGACGAGTCCCACCGCAGCGAACACACGGTCTACATCAACCCCCCGGAGCTGCCCACCCCGCCCCCCGGACAGGAGCACCCTCTGTGCTATAG CTATGTCGGCTTCCCCGTGTTGAGGCCTGAGCTGCTAGACCCCCTGGAGGGGCCTGACCCCCCCACCATGAACACAGCCTCCCGGCACGGCAGCCCCGCCAGCCCCACGGCCATCTTCAGACGCTCCAAACAG GAGATCAAATCAGCCCAGCGGATGGCCAAGACCTACTCGTCCATGCCCCAGATGTGGTCCAAGTGTCTGCTGCGCCACTGCTACGGCCTGTGGTTCATCTGCCTGCCCGCCTACGTCAACGCCTGCCACTCCAAGGTGCGGGCGCTGCGCCTGGCCTACGACGTGCTGCGCAGGATGCAGGAGCGCCGGCTGCAGGCCCCTGACGAG GTGTGTTACCGCGTGCTGATGCAGCTGTGCGGACAGTACGGGCAGCCTGTGTTGGCTGTACGGGTTCTTTTTGAGATGAAGAAAGCGGGGGTTCACCCCAACGCCATCACATATGGTTATTACAACAAG GCGGTGTTGGAGAGCACATGGCCCTCCAGCACCAGAGGAGGCTACTTCCTGTGGGGAAAGCTGAGGAACGTGGTCCTGGGGGTGGTCCAGTTCAAGCAGGTGGGCAGGAagccccagtcccagctccGAGATCCCCACCTCTCAG ACTGCAGTGATCTGGACACGGTGAGCCACGGAAGTGTGGACAGCGCTAACGACTCAGCTGAGCGAGCCTCCATCGACACCGACTTCACCAAGATGGACTCCAGCGATGATGGCTCAAGCACAG GTGGCCAGTCAGACCAAGGCTATGACTCACTGtccaaagaggaggaggagaggctggggagcagAGAGCGAGGCAGCACCCCAGCTgcggaggacaaggaggaggctT tgccagagagggagggcatggtTTCTCAGCAGGTCCCAACAGACTCTAAGGATTCCTGTGGACCCCTACCAAAGAAGAGGCCCAACTCCCTGAACCTGTTTGGGGGACAGGGAGCTCCCAGGTCCAGGACTGCTAAGCAGTGCCCCCTAGCTGCAGACAGCAGACTAGGCCGTGCAGAGGCAACAAGCCCCACCACTACCACTGCCAGCCCCAccgctgaggagcagaggaagtcCGCCTCAGAGctaggagaggcagagggcagCGGGAACAGACAGAAGCCTGCAGTGGAGAGAAGCCTGAGCTGCACCGGTGCTGTGGTGAAGCCTGACGGGGCGTCCATCGAGAGAAGCATGAGCTGCACCGGTGCTGTGGTGAAGCCTGACGGGGCGTCCATCGAGAGAAGCATGAGCTGCACCGGTGCTGTGGTGAAGCCTGACGGGGCATCCATCGAGAGAAGCCTGAGCTGCACCGGTGGGCCAGTGGCGAGGACGGGCGTCCAGACCGGCTCCGACCCTCTGTCCCTGCTGGCGGCAGAGACGGAGCAGGAGGGGGACGGCAGCCGCGCCCCCTCCGCCCGCAGGGACCTGGCCGAGGAGATCCAGATGTACATGAACGCCGTCAGCCCCCTGAGCAGCCGTGCGCCCAGCATGGACCTCCagagcccctccagccccctgttccactccagcccctccccgcacagctcccccaggccccccccgcTGGCACGCTCGCACACGCACCTCCCCCTCGTCGCCAAGCCCAGGGAACGCCTGCGGCCCTCGCCGTCGCTCCCCCTGGGGGCCTCGCACAGGGAGCGCCCGTCCTCCCTGGTGTCCCCCTCGTCGCCCAGCCTGTCCTCGTCCTCCTTCTCCATGGactccctgctcacccccaccctgggcATCTTCAAGAGCAGCGTCATCTCCGCCGGGAAGGGCGTGGCCGAGAAGGCCAGCCGCCTCTACTGCCGCCTGTCCTCCCAGacatctctcacacag GATGTGAACTACGACCAGATCAGTGTgtcctccctgacctcaggAGACCCAGAATGCTCTTCTCTGTTGGAGGGTGACGCCTACCTAGATCCCGAGGGCTTCACCTCCCCCCAGCACGGCAGCGCCTCCCGCCTCAGAAAGTCCACCCTGGACAGCAGCCCCGGCACACCTTCCAGAGTGTTCCGCCACAACTCCTTTTCCA GTGGCTTGGTCCCACCAATCAGAGCTGCTCAAACTCCAGACTCCTCCCCAGACGCCGGCCGCTTCCACCTCAATCACAATCACACAGTGGAG GTGCTGATGTCGAGCTGCTCCTGCTGCAAGACGTGCGACTGTCTGGTGTACGACGAGGAGATCATGGCCGGCTGGACGGCGGACGACTCCAACCTGAACACCACCTGCCCCTTCTGTGGGACTCCGTTCCTGCCCTTCCTCAACGTGGAGATCAAGGACCTGCGGCCGCTCAGGAG GACCAGTGAGGAGAAGAACCTTCTGGAAAAAGATGTGTCTGCTTCTTGTCATCCGGAGACAGGAACTGAAACACCTCAGACACCCACGGCTTCTGCTGGGATTGTGGCTGGAAATTCACAGGCCTCAGCCCttgccccagcctcatcctcagCCCCAACTCCAGCCCCTGTGACGATCCCTTACCTAAGCCCCTTGGTCGTGTGGAAGGAACTGGAGAGCCTCCTGGGGAACGAGGGAGATCAGGTCATCACATCCCCCAGCATTGTGGACCAGCATCCCATTGTCTTCTGGAATCTGGTCTGGTACTTCCGCAGGTTAGAGCTACCGAGCAACCTGcccgccctcctcctcgcctcccagCACTTCAACCATACAGATCAG CCCCTTCAGAGTGTGTCGTCTGAGGACAGCAAAAATGTGCTGGTGAGGATCATGTGGGATAACCTGAAGCTGCACAAAGACCCTGTTCAGCCCTGCTACATCCTGTGGAATGTACAAT GTTCCAGTTCCCTGGTCCGTGCTGGAGCGTGCGAGGAGGGCCAGGTCTTCAGTG
- the lctlb gene encoding lactase-like b isoform X1 produces the protein MLPHRTTPLCHVFMLVLCLSTAEDFDWTKNDRGSFYYGTFPVGFSWGAGSSAYQTEGAWDKDGKGLSIWDVFSHNKGKVLLNDTGDSSCEGYYKVKDDISLIKELKLNHYRFSISWPRLIPTGIKSDHVNEKGIKYYDDLIDNLLENKITPIVTLYHWDLPQVLQEKYGGWQNISMVNHFNEFANLCFERFGNRVKYWITFNNPWSVAVEGYETGEHAPGLKLKGTGAYRAAHHIIKAHAKVWHTYDMQWRGKQKGLVGISLSGDWGEPVDITNQKDIEAAERYVQFYMGWFATPIFHGDYPQVMKDFIGKKSAQQGMGNSRLPTFSSQEKTYIKGTCDFLGIGHFTTRYITLKNYPSVRGGSSYFTDRDLAELVDPRWPDPGSEWLYSVPWGFRRLLNFVKTQYGNPMIYVTENGVSEKMHCTELCDDWRIQYFKDYINEMLKAIRDGVNVRGYTAWSLLDKFEWDEGYSERFGLYYVDFRNKNKPRYPKASVQYYKRIISSNGFPNQREVENWKRKATETCSSSNQLLAAEEQRSTAANILRLIHDPLTSHMEMVTEIVVPTVCTLCILLSAVFLMFLLRRRN, from the exons ATGCTACCCCATCGCACCACTCCGCTGTGCCATGTGTTTATGTTGGTGCTGTGTTTGTCTACGGCTGAGGACTTCGACTGGACAAAGAACGACCGCGGCTCCTTCTATTATGGCACTTTTCCAGTTG GATTTTCGTGGGGTGCCGGCAGTTCAGCCTATCAAACAGAAGGAGCCTGGGACAAAGATGGAAAAGGACTGAGCATCTGGGATGTATTCTCACACAACAAAGGCAAAGTGTTACTCAACGACACCGGGGATTCTTCCTGCGAGGGCTACTACAAAGTCAAG GATGACATCTCCTTGATTAAAGAGCTGAAGCTGAACCACTACCgcttctccatctcctggcCCAGACTCATTCCCACTGGGATCAAGT CTGACCATGTGAATGAAAAAGGAATCAAGTATTACGATGACCTGATTGACAATCTTCTGGAGAACAAGATCACTCCCATCGTCACCCTTTATCACTGGGATCTCCCCCAG GTCTTGCAAGAGAAATATGGCGGGTGGCAGAATATCAGCATGGTCAATCACTTCAACGAGTTTGCCAATCTGTGCTTTGAAAGATTTGGCAACCGTGTGAAATACTGGATCACTTTCAATAACCCATGG TCAGTGGCGGTTGAAGGCTATGAGACTGGAGAACATGCTCCCGGGCTGAAGCTGAAGGGAACAGGGGCATACCGGGCTGCTCATCACATCATTAAG GCACATGCTAAGGTGTGGCATACCTATGACATGCAGTGGAGGGGCAAACAAAAAG GTTTGGTGGGCATCTCCCTGTCAGGGGACTGGGGAGAGCCAGTGGATATCACCAACCAGAAGGACATAGAGGCCGCTGAGAGGTATGTCCAGTTCTACATGGGCTGGTTTGCCACACCCATCTTCCACGGAGACTACCCTCAAGTGATGAAAGACTTCATTGGCAA GAAGAGTGCCCAGCAAGGCATGGGGAATTCTCGACTGCCCACCTTCTCCTCACAGGAGAAGACCTACATCAAGGGCACATGTGACTTCCTGGGTATCGGCCACTTCACCACCCGTTACATCACTCTAAAGAACTACCCGTCTGTTCGCGGTGGCAGCAGCTACTTCACCGACCGGGACCTGGCTGAGCTGGTGGACCCCCGCTGGCCAGACCCGGGCTCAGAGTGGCTCTACTCCGTGCCATGGGGGTTCCGGCGTCTGCTCAACTTCGTCAag ACTCAGTACGGGAACCCGATGATCTACGTGACTGAGAACGGAGTTTCGGAGAAGATGCATTGCACTGAACTCTGCGATGACTGGAGGATACAGTATTTCAAGGACTACATTAACGAGATGCTTAAAG CCATCAGAGACGGGGTGAATGTGCGTGGCTACACAGCCTGGTCCCTGCTGGATAAGTTTGAATGGGACGAGGGTTACTCCGAGAGGTTCGGCCTATACTACGTGGACTTCAGGAACAAGAACAAGCCACGCTATCCCAAGGCCTCCGTTCAGTACTACAAACGTATCATCAGCTCCAACGGATTCCCCAATCAGAGAGAG GTTGAGAACTGGAAGAGGAAGGCCACCGAGACCTGCTCCTCCAGCAACCAGCTCCTAGCAGCAG AGGAACAGCGGAGTACTGCTGCAAATATTCTAAGACTTATACATG ATCCCCTGACCAGCCACATGGAGATGGTGACGGAGATCGTTGTGCCTACTGTGTGTACCCTGTGTATCTTGCTCAGCGCCGTTTTTCTAATGTTCCTGCTGCGCAGACGGAACTAG
- the lctlb gene encoding lactase-like b isoform X2, producing the protein MLPHRTTPLCHVFMLVLCLSTAEDFDWTKNDRGSFYYGTFPVGFSWGAGSSAYQTEGAWDKDGKGLSIWDVFSHNKGKVLLNDTGDSSCEGYYKVKDDISLIKELKLNHYRFSISWPRLIPTGIKSDHVNEKGIKYYDDLIDNLLENKITPIVTLYHWDLPQVLQEKYGGWQNISMVNHFNEFANLCFERFGNRVKYWITFNNPWSVAVEGYETGEHAPGLKLKGTGAYRAAHHIIKAHAKVWHTYDMQWRGKQKGLVGISLSGDWGEPVDITNQKDIEAAERYVQFYMGWFATPIFHGDYPQVMKDFIGKKSAQQGMGNSRLPTFSSQEKTYIKGTCDFLGIGHFTTRYITLKNYPSVRGGSSYFTDRDLAELVDPRWPDPGSEWLYSVPWGFRRLLNFVKTQYGNPMIYVTENGVSEKMHCTELCDDWRIQYFKDYINEMLKAIRDGVNVRGYTAWSLLDKFEWDEGYSERFGLYYVDFRNKNKPRYPKASVQYYKRIISSNGFPNQREVENWKRKATETCSSSNQLLAADPLTSHMEMVTEIVVPTVCTLCILLSAVFLMFLLRRRN; encoded by the exons ATGCTACCCCATCGCACCACTCCGCTGTGCCATGTGTTTATGTTGGTGCTGTGTTTGTCTACGGCTGAGGACTTCGACTGGACAAAGAACGACCGCGGCTCCTTCTATTATGGCACTTTTCCAGTTG GATTTTCGTGGGGTGCCGGCAGTTCAGCCTATCAAACAGAAGGAGCCTGGGACAAAGATGGAAAAGGACTGAGCATCTGGGATGTATTCTCACACAACAAAGGCAAAGTGTTACTCAACGACACCGGGGATTCTTCCTGCGAGGGCTACTACAAAGTCAAG GATGACATCTCCTTGATTAAAGAGCTGAAGCTGAACCACTACCgcttctccatctcctggcCCAGACTCATTCCCACTGGGATCAAGT CTGACCATGTGAATGAAAAAGGAATCAAGTATTACGATGACCTGATTGACAATCTTCTGGAGAACAAGATCACTCCCATCGTCACCCTTTATCACTGGGATCTCCCCCAG GTCTTGCAAGAGAAATATGGCGGGTGGCAGAATATCAGCATGGTCAATCACTTCAACGAGTTTGCCAATCTGTGCTTTGAAAGATTTGGCAACCGTGTGAAATACTGGATCACTTTCAATAACCCATGG TCAGTGGCGGTTGAAGGCTATGAGACTGGAGAACATGCTCCCGGGCTGAAGCTGAAGGGAACAGGGGCATACCGGGCTGCTCATCACATCATTAAG GCACATGCTAAGGTGTGGCATACCTATGACATGCAGTGGAGGGGCAAACAAAAAG GTTTGGTGGGCATCTCCCTGTCAGGGGACTGGGGAGAGCCAGTGGATATCACCAACCAGAAGGACATAGAGGCCGCTGAGAGGTATGTCCAGTTCTACATGGGCTGGTTTGCCACACCCATCTTCCACGGAGACTACCCTCAAGTGATGAAAGACTTCATTGGCAA GAAGAGTGCCCAGCAAGGCATGGGGAATTCTCGACTGCCCACCTTCTCCTCACAGGAGAAGACCTACATCAAGGGCACATGTGACTTCCTGGGTATCGGCCACTTCACCACCCGTTACATCACTCTAAAGAACTACCCGTCTGTTCGCGGTGGCAGCAGCTACTTCACCGACCGGGACCTGGCTGAGCTGGTGGACCCCCGCTGGCCAGACCCGGGCTCAGAGTGGCTCTACTCCGTGCCATGGGGGTTCCGGCGTCTGCTCAACTTCGTCAag ACTCAGTACGGGAACCCGATGATCTACGTGACTGAGAACGGAGTTTCGGAGAAGATGCATTGCACTGAACTCTGCGATGACTGGAGGATACAGTATTTCAAGGACTACATTAACGAGATGCTTAAAG CCATCAGAGACGGGGTGAATGTGCGTGGCTACACAGCCTGGTCCCTGCTGGATAAGTTTGAATGGGACGAGGGTTACTCCGAGAGGTTCGGCCTATACTACGTGGACTTCAGGAACAAGAACAAGCCACGCTATCCCAAGGCCTCCGTTCAGTACTACAAACGTATCATCAGCTCCAACGGATTCCCCAATCAGAGAGAG GTTGAGAACTGGAAGAGGAAGGCCACCGAGACCTGCTCCTCCAGCAACCAGCTCCTAGCAGCAG ATCCCCTGACCAGCCACATGGAGATGGTGACGGAGATCGTTGTGCCTACTGTGTGTACCCTGTGTATCTTGCTCAGCGCCGTTTTTCTAATGTTCCTGCTGCGCAGACGGAACTAG
- the snapc5 gene encoding snRNA-activating protein complex subunit 5, giving the protein MHSRLQELKKEEETLLKIKVMLQDQLNRLKFEEGALKSIINSQIEEGHSEPATPEVPVNPDDENQINQTKLLLSAPVDYNMEEEEEEEEEEEEDDENELEVVPEEDEEEEEEDYY; this is encoded by the exons ATGCACAGTCGTTTGCAGGAGCTAAAAAAGGAAGAGGAGACTCTTCTGAAAATCAAAGTCATGCTGCAAGATCAGCTCAACCGGCTGAAA tTTGAAGAAGGGGCGTTAAAATCCATCATCAATTCCCAGATAGAGGAAGGACATTCTGAACCTGCTACTCCTGAG GTTCCAGTTAACCCGGATGATGAAAATCAAATCAACCAGACCAAACTCCTCCTCAGTGCACCTGTGGATTATaatatggaggaagaggaggaggaggaggaagaagaagaggaagatgatgaAAATGAGCTTGAAGTAGTGCctgaggaagacgaggaggaggaagaggaggattattactGA
- the lctlb gene encoding lactase-like b isoform X3: protein MLPHRTTPLCHVFMLVLCLSTAEDFDWTKNDRGSFYYGTFPVGFSWGAGSSAYQTEGAWDKDGKGLSIWDVFSHNKGKVLLNDTGDSSCEGYYKVKDDISLIKELKLNHYRFSISWPRLIPTGIKSDHVNEKGIKYYDDLIDNLLENKITPIVTLYHWDLPQVLQEKYGGWQNISMVNHFNEFANLCFERFGNRVKYWITFNNPWSVAVEGYETGEHAPGLKLKGTGAYRAAHHIIKAHAKVWHTYDMQWRGKQKGLVGISLSGDWGEPVDITNQKDIEAAERYVQFYMGWFATPIFHGDYPQVMKDFIGKKSAQQGMGNSRLPTFSSQEKTYIKGTCDFLGIGHFTTRYITLKNYPSVRGGSSYFTDRDLAELVDPRWPDPGSEWLYSVPWGFRRLLNFVKTQYGNPMIYVTENGVSEKMHCTELCDDWRIQYFKDYINEMLKAIRDGVNVRGYTAWSLLDKFEWDEGYSERFGLYYVDFRNKNKPRYPKASVQYYKRIISSNGFPNQREVENWKRKATETCSSSNQLLAAARRKSKENAEMPKVWPVHDEV from the exons ATGCTACCCCATCGCACCACTCCGCTGTGCCATGTGTTTATGTTGGTGCTGTGTTTGTCTACGGCTGAGGACTTCGACTGGACAAAGAACGACCGCGGCTCCTTCTATTATGGCACTTTTCCAGTTG GATTTTCGTGGGGTGCCGGCAGTTCAGCCTATCAAACAGAAGGAGCCTGGGACAAAGATGGAAAAGGACTGAGCATCTGGGATGTATTCTCACACAACAAAGGCAAAGTGTTACTCAACGACACCGGGGATTCTTCCTGCGAGGGCTACTACAAAGTCAAG GATGACATCTCCTTGATTAAAGAGCTGAAGCTGAACCACTACCgcttctccatctcctggcCCAGACTCATTCCCACTGGGATCAAGT CTGACCATGTGAATGAAAAAGGAATCAAGTATTACGATGACCTGATTGACAATCTTCTGGAGAACAAGATCACTCCCATCGTCACCCTTTATCACTGGGATCTCCCCCAG GTCTTGCAAGAGAAATATGGCGGGTGGCAGAATATCAGCATGGTCAATCACTTCAACGAGTTTGCCAATCTGTGCTTTGAAAGATTTGGCAACCGTGTGAAATACTGGATCACTTTCAATAACCCATGG TCAGTGGCGGTTGAAGGCTATGAGACTGGAGAACATGCTCCCGGGCTGAAGCTGAAGGGAACAGGGGCATACCGGGCTGCTCATCACATCATTAAG GCACATGCTAAGGTGTGGCATACCTATGACATGCAGTGGAGGGGCAAACAAAAAG GTTTGGTGGGCATCTCCCTGTCAGGGGACTGGGGAGAGCCAGTGGATATCACCAACCAGAAGGACATAGAGGCCGCTGAGAGGTATGTCCAGTTCTACATGGGCTGGTTTGCCACACCCATCTTCCACGGAGACTACCCTCAAGTGATGAAAGACTTCATTGGCAA GAAGAGTGCCCAGCAAGGCATGGGGAATTCTCGACTGCCCACCTTCTCCTCACAGGAGAAGACCTACATCAAGGGCACATGTGACTTCCTGGGTATCGGCCACTTCACCACCCGTTACATCACTCTAAAGAACTACCCGTCTGTTCGCGGTGGCAGCAGCTACTTCACCGACCGGGACCTGGCTGAGCTGGTGGACCCCCGCTGGCCAGACCCGGGCTCAGAGTGGCTCTACTCCGTGCCATGGGGGTTCCGGCGTCTGCTCAACTTCGTCAag ACTCAGTACGGGAACCCGATGATCTACGTGACTGAGAACGGAGTTTCGGAGAAGATGCATTGCACTGAACTCTGCGATGACTGGAGGATACAGTATTTCAAGGACTACATTAACGAGATGCTTAAAG CCATCAGAGACGGGGTGAATGTGCGTGGCTACACAGCCTGGTCCCTGCTGGATAAGTTTGAATGGGACGAGGGTTACTCCGAGAGGTTCGGCCTATACTACGTGGACTTCAGGAACAAGAACAAGCCACGCTATCCCAAGGCCTCCGTTCAGTACTACAAACGTATCATCAGCTCCAACGGATTCCCCAATCAGAGAGAG GTTGAGAACTGGAAGAGGAAGGCCACCGAGACCTGCTCCTCCAGCAACCAGCTCCTAGCAGCAG CTAGAAGAAAATCCAAGGAAAATGCAGAAATGCCAAAGGTTTGGCCAGTGCATGATGAAGTATAG